Sequence from the Sciurus carolinensis chromosome 1, mSciCar1.2, whole genome shotgun sequence genome:
TTACTATAGTAAGAAACAGGCCAGGGACCCCAGCAAAGTCTGGAATTGCCACTCCACTTTACCCCATACCGGAGTACTTCCCAGCCAGAGTCAAGATGGCCCCCTCTTCGCCTGGTCGCCGGTGATAAACTAGCTCTCCTCCCAGCACCAGTCGATGAGTGAGGCTCTGCAGGAAGTGAGCAACCATGATCACTGTGGGGGAGTGAGGAGACATGGAATCAGTCTTAGAAACAACAGTCAGGCCTACTCCTTCACCCCCAGTTCCCTTCTACAACCTGCCCAAGAAATTCCTTTTCTAACCCCAAACTGTACAGAAGTTGAGGAGGCATGTCCAACATTAGCAAACAGAACCCTGTTTGAGGTTCAAGAGAACCCTGTCACAACTTCTCACCCGATTCCCCAATCAGGTCAGGATTTCCTAGGGTCAGAGTGGCTGTGTAGTCATCGCCTCGATACTCGCCATCAAACTGCCATGTCAGGAACTTGGCCTGCTGTGTCTGTGTGGAGAGAGCGGGAAGTAAAACCTCTATCCCTCTTTTTATAATCACTATTGCCTCTGATCCTCCCCCTGGCTTCCCCAGGGCAGGATACCcatagaggagaaagagaagtgcCTCGGTGGATGGAGGCAGGAACTGTGGGTCACCTGGAAGACAGCCTTAGCTCGGAGACGCTCTGCCAACAGAAGTAGGACCTGGGCGTTGAGACTTCCACTGCTATCCATATCCCCTACCACAGTGGGGAACACCTGGCGAGGAGTGCAGACGGTGAGGCTCAGTGGGTAACACTACTCAACCTAAACCCAAACACTGGGATTTCATTAATGTTACTCAGCGCCCCCTGgtggagacaaaaagaaaaactctggCATCTTTACATAGACAATTGGCTTCTTTACCCTTTGCCATTCAGAAGAGACACAGAATCTGGTCACTAACAATTCTTTCCCATAACACACAcgtttcctcctcctccagacctAGGTCCCAGGTGGACTTTTAGGGAGCAAACCCAGGTGTGTGGAGCCCTCACCTCTGTGGGACTAAGCTGCCAATCCCCTGCATAGGCTGCATGGAGGTGATAGCCAGGTAAACCCAGGGCACTCATGTGCACAGTGTGAGCCACCTGTGGAAAGAGGAGTCAATGGAGGAGAGAGCATCCTTGCTTCATTTCAGTCCCTCATCCCAGCCTTCATCTTCtccccatccagggagcctttTAAGAATCCCAAATATTCCAACATATGTAGTGGGTTAACAGATTTAAAGCAATAAGTCCCACTGGCAAGGGAGGTAAAGAGAACCCCACATCCTCCCTCATTTGTCCCACATAGCCTATCTAAGGCCGGAGTACAAAGGAAAAGAGGAtccagggagaggcagggaatgGTAAGGATGGGACAGAGAAGTTGGGGCACCTGGAAATGGCTGCTCAGAACCTTGTTGACAACGAGCTTCACTCCCTCCATCTGTGCTGGGAATACATCTGAAgcgggtggaggggaagggaaggaataaGCACAAATCCCTATCCAAAGAGTTAGTCTCCCCTTTCAATCCCATTTGAAGCACTGGAGGAATTGACCTCCTTTCAACTCCTGCATGGAAATGCTCCACTTCATTTGGGCACTGGATTCTCCCTGAACTGAATGCCCCAGCTGTGATCTCCCCTTTTCTGTTCCCATCACTGGACATCAGCTTTCAAGACCCTCCCTTCCTTTACCCCTTCAACTTGAGTCCCAAATGCCAGAGTTCTTACCTTTGCATAGCCGGTGCAGCTCATCGAAGCTCCCGGGGTTGGGCAGAGGTTCCTCTCGGCGGGGGCTCCGGCGGGGCAAAGTCCCCATCGGTGCCAGGCCCAATGTATTACCCATTTTAGttcagagggcagggaggggccgGAGTTAGCCTGGGAAAGGATTCTGGCTTCCTCTACCCCCCACGGGCCCCACCCCCCATCATCAGGCTCCCCAGTTTCAGAAACTTCCACATGATCGAATGCTAGACCTGAAACAGGAAGAGTGGGGAGAGAGAGCACCGATGGGAGATGGAACCCTAGGCACACTCCCACCCCATCTTTGATCCCTCACCCCCACCTGTCACCCCTGTCCTCACTCCCATTTTCTAATCCTATTCCCCACGACAGACCTCACCTGGATTCCTACTCTCTCTAATCTTCATTCCCACGCCCCGAGGCCAGGTCCGCAAGAGAACAGCAGCCCTTACCATCTCAGACCATCCTGCTGCTTCTTTCCCCCCGGCACTCCCCGGTCATCTTGATGGGGGCAGCCATCTTGATTAATGGCAGAATTACGGCTTCACGCTGCATTTGCAGCGTGCCCATGAGCGCCATATTGGAACcgggcaaaggaaactatcaaagaTCCAACCTTCTCCTGACTGGGTCCCGCCCAATAGATAGGAAAAAAGGCACCTCCATCTCCCAGTCGCCAatgggaaagaaggaagcaaaagagtGGCAGGTCTAGCGACCCGAGAACTTCACCCTGGCGCTGCAGAGGCAAGCGGGACTTGATTGGTGGTTCCTTAGACTTCTGTAGAAGGCCTTAGATCGCCCTGCCTCTCCAAGGTCGGGATAAACCTCTGAACGTTCAAGCCACTAGAGGGAGTATCTTGTCGCTTGGGCCACGGAAACTCCTTGCACCGCCCATGAAAAAAGTGAAACAGTCTGGAggctgttttatttttggtattggtgattgaacccaggggctctctaccactgaactacatccccaacatttttttttttttttcgagacaGGACTCGATAAATTGCCGAAGCTGAACCTCCTTGCCTTAGTTTCTGAAGTAACTGTGATTACAattgtgagccaccacacccaactcggATTTGTTTTGTATAGAATGATGGGAGGGATGACTATGAAGACTTCTTACGAATCCTAGTTCGTATCGTGCCCCCACTCACTCATAGAATCCTCACAGCCCTCCACAGCCCACCTCTAAATGACTCCTATTCACAAACAGCAGTTTCTGGAGGTCTACACCTCTCAAGAGTTCACCTTCTCAGTGGAAAGGAAATAGGTGTGTGATAGTTTGTAGTAGAGGATCAGGGTCTGAGCAGAGCTATTCCCTAAAACAGGTATCATCTATAGTTAACGCTTCTTTCCTGGAGTTTTCAGGCACAGTAGACAAATAAAATTTAGGATTAAGATTCTAGCCCACAAATGGACTCCAGGGGCAAGCAACAGAGTAACCCTCAAAAACTATGAGCTCTACTGGGGAATAGTTGAAAATGGAGTAAATTTTTTTAGCCTTTGTTTACCTTCCTCACTAGCTCCCACCCCTCTAACCCCCATCTTTCAGGAATGTTCCACAAACATAGGGAGTAAAATTGAGGGCGATAGGGTAAAAGATACAAATGCTTCGGGTATCTAGTTAGCTAATTCCACTGAAATGCTTTGGGCATGGGAATGTAACCCCCGCCCCTTAATTAGGGCTGGGACAAGGGCCAGGACCTTGGCCAAGGGTATGCTATTGCCCCTGCTGATTCAATATTGGCTGACCACTACCTTGAACTGATAAGGCTGTCAAATAACCACTCAACCTTTATCCTAGCAGGGGCCTCTTACCTCTTTTCCTGCCAGAGCTCTCCAGTTGAGAGGGGAAGGGCAGAGGCTGTTTTCTGAATCTGTTTTTATTGGGGGAAGGGTATGCTCATTGATCAACAACCAGGAGGTCATTCTGGGCTCCAGGTTGTTTTCTCCTCCCGTCTCATTACACATTAACTGAAAAAAGGACAGAGTCAATCCTGCCTGCCCTCTGACCCTGAATCTTATTTCCCTAACCCCCATTCCCTTCACTGCTGCCCCTAATTTCaattcctttttgctttttcttttccacaaTACTTATGTTCAAAGTTGCAGTGAAGACAAGTAGGGTTGGGAAGATGAAATCTACtcagaaaagagataaaaagatcAAGGACCAAGGGCTTGATGTCAGAGCTTTTCAGAGAAATGATTAGGAATCTTGCTTCCCTGATGCATACAAATCCAAAGATTAGTAGCCCCGATCCCAAAAGAGTAAATCTTAAACAGATTTACATGTACACTTTGACATTTGCTAAAGTCTGTATCCTCTGCTTCTCATTCCATCACCATGAATTCCTCATTGCTTGTCCTCTCCTCCCCCATTTCTCCAATCTGTTTACTCCCAGTGGTCCCTCCCCTACTCCAGATCTCCCCAGAGTCTCTATCACCTGACAGGGGGTGGTGAGATGGACAGGTATATAGCCCCTGCCTTTCCAGGCAGGCCAGGAACAGACA
This genomic interval carries:
- the Tomm40l gene encoding mitochondrial import receptor subunit TOM40B; the encoded protein is MGNTLGLAPMGTLPRRSPRREEPLPNPGSFDELHRLCKDVFPAQMEGVKLVVNKVLSSHFQVAHTVHMSALGLPGYHLHAAYAGDWQLSPTEVFPTVVGDMDSSGSLNAQVLLLLAERLRAKAVFQTQQAKFLTWQFDGEYRGDDYTATLTLGNPDLIGESVIMVAHFLQSLTHRLVLGGELVYHRRPGEEGAILTLAGKYSAVHWVATLNVGSGGAHASYYHRANEQVQVGVEFEANTRLQDTTFSFGYHLTLPQANMVFRGLVDSNWCVGAVLEKKMPPLPVTLALGAFLNHWRNRFHCGFSITVG